A genome region from Trichosurus vulpecula isolate mTriVul1 chromosome 5, mTriVul1.pri, whole genome shotgun sequence includes the following:
- the LOC118852117 gene encoding non-structural maintenance of chromosomes element 3 homolog has product MSQKKTGRGLPRAGGGGDDGGASSGGPSGSRDESDGPSTSGGGLGFSQAQVQALAQALAQAGPSQVDDDVMEEAGCEEPGPTATPPMPSTSSSSSSSSSQAQKKPAKRTEAQIQQKVNELVQFLLVKDQKKVPIRRADMVKTILQDYKDLASVIIERAGQTLEEVFGLQLKEIDQKHHTYIIINKLERLEGDGMRNDQSVAKMGLLMVILSLIFMKGNSARESLVWDVLKKLRVDPEKRHNTFGDVKKLVKDEFVRQKYLEYNRVPHTDPPEHEFLWGPRAAHETSKMQVLRFVAKIQNREPSSWVSQYNEALQDEMASASASGSALSGN; this is encoded by the coding sequence ATGTCACAGAAAAAGACAGGCCGAGGCCTTCCCCGCGCTGGCGGCGGCGGCGACGATGGCGGCGCTAGCTCCGGCGGCCCGAGCGGCAGCCGCGACGAGAGCGACGGCCCCAGCACCAGCGGCGGCGGCCTCGGTTTCAGCCAGGCCCAGGTACAGGCCCTGGCCCAGGCCTTGGCTCAGGCGGGCCCCTCGCAGGTAGACGATGACGTCATGGAGGAGGCGGGGTGTGAGGAGCCCGGGCCCACGGCGACCCCACCGATGCCCTCCACATCGTCGTCGtcgtcctcttcctcctcccaggcCCAGAAAAAGCCGGCCAAGCGCACCGAGGCCCAGATCCAACAGAAGGTGAACGAGCTGGTGCAGTTCCTGCTGGTGAAGGACCAGAAGAAAGTGCCCATCCGCCGGGCCGACATGGTGAAGACCATCCTGCAAGACTACAAAGACCTGGCCTCCGTCATCATCGAGCGCGCGGGCCAGACGCTGGAGGAGGTCTTCGGGCTGCAGCTCAAGGAGATAGACCAGAAGCACCATACTTACATCATCATCAACAAGCTGGAACGCCTGGAGGGGGATGGCATGAGGAACGACCAAAGCGTGGCCAAGATGGGCCTTCTCATGGTGATCCTGAGCCTCATCTTCATGAAGGGCAACTCGGCCCGGGAGTCCCTGGTCTGGGATGTGCTCAAGAAGCTCCGTGTTGATCCAGAGAAAAGGCACAACACCTTCGGGGACGTGAAGAAGCTGGTCAAGGATGAGTTTGTTCGCCAGAAATATTTGGAGTACAACCGAGTCCCCCATACCGACCCCCCCGAGCATGAGTTCCTATGGGGACCCAGAGCTGCCCACGAGACGAGCAAGATGCAAGTACTTCGCTTTGTGGCAAAGATTCAGAATCGGGAGCCTTCGAGCTGGGTGTCCCAGTATAACGAGGCCCTCCAAGATGAAATGGCATCAGCTTCTGCATCTGGCTCTGCTTTATCTGGCAACTAA